A window of the Verrucomicrobiota bacterium genome harbors these coding sequences:
- a CDS encoding threonine synthase, producing the protein MEDQTGFMKALKCRECGREYPLAATHVCEFDFGPLEVVYDYDRIKSSLSRESIVKRSKNMWRYRELLPVASEPTVGCQVGFTPLIKADRLAKKLGIGELWIKNDTVNYPTLSFKDRVVSVALSRARELGFTTVACASTGNLANSVAANAASAGLTAYVFIPADLEQGKVVNSLVYGARVIGIKGHYDEVNRLCAEIAGKYGWAFVNVNMRPYYAEGSKSMGFEIMEQLGWRIPQHSVVCMASGSLLTKIHKSYQEFSKLGLVPSSSYKIHGAQATGCSPITTAQKAGLDFFKPVKPNTIAKSLAIGTPADGFYALKVMKETGGAGEDVTDDEIREGIKLLAECEGIFAETAGGVTVGVAKKLIASGKIPSEDSAVLCVTGNGLKTLDAVLGHVGHTREIRPSLREFEALLDSDTAMAAA; encoded by the coding sequence ATGGAAGATCAAACTGGATTCATGAAGGCGTTGAAGTGCCGCGAATGTGGCCGCGAGTACCCGCTGGCCGCGACCCACGTTTGCGAGTTCGATTTTGGACCCCTCGAAGTCGTCTACGACTATGACCGCATCAAGTCGTCGCTGAGCCGGGAGAGCATCGTGAAGCGCTCCAAGAACATGTGGCGCTACCGCGAGTTACTGCCGGTGGCCAGCGAGCCGACGGTGGGCTGCCAAGTCGGCTTCACGCCCCTGATCAAAGCCGATCGCCTGGCCAAGAAACTGGGCATCGGCGAACTGTGGATCAAGAACGACACGGTCAATTATCCGACCCTTTCCTTCAAGGATCGCGTGGTCAGCGTCGCGCTGAGCCGCGCCCGGGAGTTGGGGTTCACCACGGTGGCCTGCGCTTCGACGGGAAATCTGGCGAACTCCGTGGCGGCCAATGCCGCGTCCGCCGGGTTGACCGCCTATGTTTTCATTCCTGCCGACCTGGAACAGGGCAAAGTCGTCAATTCGCTGGTCTATGGCGCCCGGGTCATCGGCATCAAGGGCCACTACGACGAGGTGAACCGTCTGTGCGCGGAAATCGCCGGGAAATACGGCTGGGCTTTCGTCAATGTCAACATGCGCCCTTACTACGCGGAAGGTTCCAAGAGCATGGGCTTTGAGATCATGGAGCAGCTGGGGTGGAGGATTCCCCAACACTCCGTGGTCTGCATGGCCTCGGGTTCGCTTCTGACCAAAATCCACAAGAGCTATCAGGAATTCTCGAAGCTGGGTCTGGTGCCTTCGAGCTCCTACAAGATCCACGGCGCCCAAGCCACCGGCTGTTCCCCGATCACGACGGCGCAAAAGGCCGGGCTCGATTTCTTCAAGCCCGTCAAGCCGAACACCATCGCCAAGTCGCTCGCCATCGGCACGCCGGCGGACGGATTTTACGCGTTGAAAGTGATGAAGGAAACGGGCGGCGCCGGCGAGGACGTGACGGACGACGAGATTCGGGAAGGCATCAAGCTGCTGGCGGAGTGCGAGGGCATCTTCGCCGAGACGGCGGGAGGAGTGACGGTGGGGGTGGCCAAGAAACTCATTGCCTCGGGCAAAATTCCTTCCGAGGATTCCGCGGTTCTCTGCGTCACCGGCAACGGACTGAAAA
- a CDS encoding DNA replication/repair protein RecF: MHLARLKLRDFRNYARLEASFDPGFHLFLGQNAQGKTNILEAIYLLATLRSFRGVGGSQMIRHGAKGYFVGAEVRGPATHDVRVYWSTAEKRLSLDGAPVRKITDYWGVLQAVVFCTEDIQLIKGTSRARRRFMDLLLTHTHATYLPALQRYARALRSRNALLKQRVVDLDTLHGFSLELMATGDRLIQLRRELLPRISPLARLAHRRIAGESAEDFRVEYAASVKEDFGVELAQSASREKHLRTTLVGPHRDDLRLTFDDKPAAQFGSEGQKRSAAVALKMAQAEYLAGLKGSPPVLLIDDVMGELDASRRAGLMPLLERVHQGRGQVFMTCTEENWPGELGARLHRWRVERGQLRADPS; the protein is encoded by the coding sequence GTGCATCTGGCGCGCCTCAAACTCCGCGATTTTCGCAATTACGCGCGCTTGGAGGCTTCCTTCGATCCGGGGTTCCATCTCTTCCTGGGTCAGAACGCCCAGGGCAAAACCAATATCCTCGAGGCGATCTATCTCCTCGCCACCCTGCGGTCGTTCCGGGGCGTCGGCGGATCTCAAATGATCCGCCACGGCGCCAAGGGCTATTTCGTCGGCGCGGAAGTCCGCGGCCCCGCCACCCACGACGTCCGCGTCTATTGGTCCACCGCCGAAAAACGGCTCTCGCTCGACGGCGCGCCGGTCCGAAAGATCACGGACTATTGGGGCGTGCTCCAGGCGGTGGTGTTTTGCACTGAGGACATCCAACTCATCAAAGGAACGTCGCGGGCCAGGCGGCGCTTCATGGATCTGCTGCTCACCCATACTCACGCCACTTATTTGCCGGCCTTGCAGCGGTACGCCCGCGCGTTGCGCTCCCGCAATGCGTTGTTGAAACAGCGCGTGGTGGATCTCGACACCCTGCATGGATTCTCGCTGGAGCTCATGGCCACGGGCGACCGTTTGATCCAGCTCCGGCGCGAGCTGCTGCCTCGCATTTCGCCCCTGGCGCGCCTCGCTCACCGCCGCATCGCGGGAGAATCCGCCGAGGATTTCCGCGTCGAATACGCCGCCAGTGTAAAGGAGGATTTCGGCGTCGAACTCGCCCAATCGGCCTCGCGCGAAAAGCATCTTCGAACCACCTTGGTGGGTCCGCACCGCGACGACCTGCGACTGACGTTCGACGACAAACCCGCGGCTCAATTCGGTAGCGAAGGACAAAAGCGTTCCGCCGCCGTGGCTCTCAAAATGGCCCAAGCGGAATACCTCGCCGGACTCAAGGGATCGCCGCCCGTCCTCTTGATCGACGATGTCATGGGGGAGTTGGACGCTTCCCGGCGCGCCGGTCTCATGCCGCTCCTGGAACGCGTGCATCAAGGGCGCGGCCAGGTCTTCATGACCTGCACCGAGGAGAATTGGCCCGGCGAACTTGGCGCCCGGCTCCACCGCTGGCGGGTCGAACGCGGACAACTGCGCGCGGACCCGAGTTGA
- a CDS encoding DUF5069 domain-containing protein has protein sequence MKAPDLTKQPPRSPRVRLGGVAILPRMLDKARALLAGTQGDYKFGCPLDQRCLDFLGVEAEALKKFVAGGQGDGAVLDWIKSQSKSYPDDASIAAWSTFEEQRAPSQLDSREYFHSTHQTIAPARTDLMTWFDLLDLDDYVSYGGVA, from the coding sequence ATGAAAGCTCCCGACTTGACCAAGCAACCGCCCCGCAGTCCGCGCGTTCGCCTCGGAGGCGTCGCCATTCTTCCGCGCATGCTGGACAAGGCTCGCGCACTCTTGGCGGGCACTCAGGGCGACTACAAATTCGGATGTCCCCTCGACCAACGCTGCCTCGATTTTTTAGGCGTCGAGGCCGAGGCGCTCAAGAAGTTCGTCGCGGGTGGACAAGGCGATGGCGCGGTCTTGGACTGGATCAAGTCGCAGTCTAAAAGCTATCCTGACGACGCCTCCATCGCGGCTTGGTCAACCTTTGAGGAACAGCGGGCACCGTCCCAGTTGGATTCCCGGGAATACTTTCATTCGACCCATCAAACGATCGCACCTGCCCGCACGGACCTGATGACTTGGTTCGATCTGCTCGACCTCGACGACTACGTCAGTTACGGCGGCGTGGCATAG